The Babylonia areolata isolate BAREFJ2019XMU chromosome 32, ASM4173473v1, whole genome shotgun sequence genome window below encodes:
- the LOC143276646 gene encoding carbohydrate sulfotransferase 15-like yields MVLKKKLPLAVVISMSTMLLMHVFMPINLHREGGGAGMGGGAGEGGDVTSQKKRNLLVHPLEDCPEEGELLPEDTPYWSHRVEEYKKPKYELDFVQDKPLSEVCCAPNTNLTQKTYGYIEPPVFEEKSKNPCWYNGTRLRCMPYFYIIGASKSATNDLFDRLRAHPNVQSTRKEVHWFSRLRTLGAGLRWYTNVFNSVARDIHHEITDAGSSNTVIGVMSSDYLSDVHVWEHFTGNQGCWEPRITVANHIRHVNPKAKVIINLRNPIQRVYSTYLYTAAARERLKDPSTQKLHEHVARAVPAYKECLKRLPVRACVYNRTLTKLHPVDIISGAYAPFVEDWMRTFGKDQVHVVRFEDYSKDMAATVKDIIAFLDLPPFSDSDFSQMKSIPKHQQNVYYRVGPIQNRTVKLLRDFYTPFNTRLAKILQDDRFLWK; encoded by the exons ATGGTGCTGAAGAAGAAGCTGCCTCTGGCCGTGGTGATCTCCATGTCCACCATGCTGCTGATGCACGTGTTCATGCCCATCAACCTGcacagggaggggggcggggccggcatggggggaggggcgggagagggaggcgATGTCACCTCTCAGAAGAAGAGGAACCTTCTCGTCCACCCTCTGGAGGACTGCCCTGaagaggg GGAGCTGCTGCCGGAAGACACGCCTTACTGGTCACACAGAGTGGAGGAGTACAAGAAACCGAAATATGAACTGGACTTCGTGCAAGACAAACCTTTGTCCGAAGTCTGCTGTGCGCCAAACACCAACCTCACACAGAAAACCTACGGGTACATT GAACCCCCGGTGTTTGAGGAGAAGAGCAAGAACCCCTGTTGGTACAACGGGACACGTTTACGGTGCATGCCTTATTTCTACATCATCGGGGCCTCCAAGAGTGCCACCAACGATCTTTTCGACCGTCTGCGCGCGCACCCCAACGTGCAGAGCACGCGGAAGGAAGTCCATTGGTTCAGCCGGCTGAGAACTCTGG gggcAGGACTGCGATGGTACACTAACGTGTTCAACAGTGTGGCCAGAGACATCCATCACGAGATCACTGATGCTGGGTCCTCCAACACAGTCAtag GTGTGATGAGCTCGGATTACCTGTCGGACGTGCACGTGTGGGAGCACTTCACGGGTAACCAAGGGTGCTGGGAGCCTCGGATCACCGTGGCCAACCACATCCGTCACGTCAACCCCAAGGCCAAGGTCATCATCAACCTCAGGAACCCCATCCAGAG ggtgtaCTCCACTTACCTGTACACGGCGGCCGCGAGAGAGAGGCTGAAGGATCCATCCACACAGAAGCTGCACGAGCACGTGGCTCGAGCCGTGCCGGCCTACAAGGAGTGCCTCAAGCGACTGCCCGTCCGCGCATGCGTCTACAACCGCACGCTCACCAAACTGCATCCG GTCGACATCATCAGCGGTGCATATGCACCCTTCGTGGAGGACTGGATGAGGACATTCGGCAAGGATCAGGTGCATGTGGTCCGCTTCGAGGACTATTCCAAGGACATGGCTGCCACCGTGAAGGACATTATCGCGTTCTTGGACCTGC CTCCCTTCTCGGACAGCGACTTCAGCCAGATGAAGAGCATTCCGAAGCACCAGCAGAACGTGTACTACCGGGTGGGCCCCATCCAGAACAGGACGGTCAAGCTGCTGCGGGATTTCTACACGCCCTTCAACACTCGTCTGGCCAAGATCCTCCAGGACGACAGGTTCCTCTGGAAGTAA